In Pirellulales bacterium, the following are encoded in one genomic region:
- a CDS encoding SDR family oxidoreductase has translation MDFLQLAGKSVLVFGVANRKSVAWHIGQVLTAAGAKVVYVVRTTERRESVTKLVGDAPVFICDVEFEEQILRLREALAAANFCFHGLVHSIAFADYETAPDSKGPPPFHETPKQAFLRSVDISCYSLIALCNSLKDLLDPDGAVVAISISTTRMASENYGYMAPIKAALDSSLAFLAKSFSRFSRIRFNAVAPGLLKTSASAGIPGYVESYLYAEQVTLRKRAVETEEVARAAAFLLSPASSGINAQQIIVDAGMSVNYFDRDLIRRAMRPEEETR, from the coding sequence ATGGACTTCCTGCAACTGGCCGGTAAATCGGTGCTTGTGTTTGGCGTGGCCAATCGCAAGAGCGTGGCATGGCATATTGGACAGGTGCTCACTGCGGCTGGGGCGAAGGTGGTCTACGTCGTCCGGACGACCGAGCGGCGCGAGAGCGTCACGAAGCTGGTGGGCGACGCGCCAGTCTTCATTTGCGATGTCGAATTCGAGGAGCAGATTCTGCGGCTGCGTGAAGCACTGGCGGCGGCGAACTTCTGCTTTCACGGACTTGTGCATTCGATCGCCTTCGCCGACTACGAAACCGCGCCAGATTCCAAGGGTCCGCCGCCGTTTCACGAAACGCCGAAGCAAGCTTTCTTGCGATCCGTCGATATCTCGTGCTATTCGCTGATCGCGCTATGCAATTCTCTCAAGGACCTCCTCGATCCCGACGGCGCCGTGGTCGCGATCTCGATTTCGACGACCCGGATGGCCAGCGAAAACTACGGCTACATGGCCCCGATCAAGGCGGCCCTCGATTCGTCGCTCGCGTTTCTGGCCAAATCATTCAGCCGCTTCTCGCGAATCCGCTTCAACGCCGTCGCTCCGGGCTTGCTCAAGACATCCGCCTCAGCCGGCATCCCCGGCTACGTCGAGTCGTATCTCTACGCCGAGCAGGTCACGCTCCGCAAACGGGCCGTCGAGACGGAAGAAGTTGCCCGCGCCGCCGCGTTCCTCCTCAGCCCGGCCTCAAGTGGCATCAACGCTCAACAAATCATCGTCGATGCCGGCATGTCGGTAAACTATTTCGACCGCGACCTGATCCGGCGAGCGATGCGGCCGGAAGAGGAGACCAGATGA
- a CDS encoding 3-hydroxyacyl-ACP dehydratase FabZ family protein, translating to MTLSEIHAAIPHREPFLLIDEIVSRTDKQIVCRKRFTGEEFFFAGHYPKFPLVPGVLLCEAAMQAGAVLLAGMLPPDESSIPVATRMNDVRFKRPVRPDELIEIEVELVERLADAFFFKAKVTCESKMAVRLDFACTLLPRDSLTAT from the coding sequence ATGACGTTGAGCGAAATACACGCCGCCATCCCGCATCGGGAGCCGTTCCTGCTGATCGACGAGATCGTCTCGCGCACCGACAAGCAGATCGTCTGCCGCAAGCGGTTCACCGGCGAGGAGTTCTTTTTCGCGGGGCATTATCCTAAGTTTCCGCTTGTGCCGGGCGTGCTACTCTGCGAAGCCGCAATGCAGGCGGGCGCCGTGCTCTTGGCGGGGATGCTCCCGCCCGACGAGAGTTCCATTCCCGTCGCCACGCGGATGAATGATGTGCGATTCAAACGCCCCGTGCGACCTGACGAACTCATCGAGATTGAAGTGGAGTTGGTCGAGCGCCTTGCCGACGCGTTTTTCTTCAAAGCAAAAGTCACCTGCGAAAGCAAAATGGCCGTTCGCCTCGACTTCGCCTGCACCCTGCTGCCGCGAGATTCGCTCACGGCAACCTGA
- a CDS encoding tetratricopeptide repeat protein — MNPSLLRARVLIGQSRWDMAEAELRLALAQDSQDSELHSLLAYCLSQTKNFENAEAEARTAVGLAPDRAASHRVLGIVLADRHKYAAAAAAVEQAVALDPSDVETFGTMARVRYAQEDWPAMLAASEMGLAIDPEHTRCNNLRAIALIKLGRRAEAGETLDAALARNPEDALTHANVGWSMLESGKQEQALDHFREALTFNPSMEWSRAGIVESLKSRNIVYRWLLRYFLFMSRMSPRARWGIIVGAFVLQRILASYSEDHPGAAPYCLPFLIVYGAFALLTWLGAPLFNLLLFTDKLGRRALSPDQRTQAILVGLVLLTAAALAIATIFLNGAELSFLGYRSALYLAVVSIPIAAVFACRSGWPRRTMLTAAAVLALIAAIPASVWICVAIWPQAPAAPLVATLNFTNELIVPAFVGSQFLAIYLSRVTPVR, encoded by the coding sequence ATGAATCCATCGCTACTTCGGGCCCGCGTTCTGATCGGTCAATCGCGATGGGATATGGCTGAGGCCGAGTTGCGCCTGGCTTTGGCCCAGGATAGTCAGGATTCCGAACTGCACAGTCTGCTGGCTTATTGCCTTTCTCAGACCAAAAACTTCGAAAATGCCGAGGCCGAGGCCCGCACGGCAGTCGGACTAGCGCCCGATCGCGCGGCATCGCATCGCGTGCTGGGGATTGTTTTGGCCGACCGCCACAAGTATGCCGCTGCGGCCGCGGCCGTCGAACAGGCCGTTGCCTTGGATCCTTCCGACGTCGAAACGTTCGGCACGATGGCGCGAGTCCGCTACGCGCAGGAAGATTGGCCGGCCATGCTGGCGGCGAGCGAGATGGGGCTGGCGATCGACCCCGAGCACACGCGCTGCAACAACCTGCGGGCGATCGCACTCATCAAGCTCGGGCGACGCGCCGAAGCAGGAGAGACCCTCGATGCCGCTCTGGCTCGCAATCCCGAAGACGCACTGACCCACGCCAACGTCGGTTGGTCGATGCTCGAGAGCGGCAAACAGGAACAGGCCCTGGATCATTTTCGCGAAGCGCTCACCTTCAACCCGAGCATGGAATGGAGCCGGGCGGGGATCGTCGAATCGCTCAAGTCACGAAATATCGTCTACCGCTGGTTGTTGCGATACTTCTTGTTCATGTCGCGGATGAGCCCTCGAGCCCGTTGGGGCATTATCGTGGGCGCGTTCGTATTGCAGCGGATTCTGGCTTCCTATTCGGAAGACCATCCCGGAGCTGCGCCGTATTGCCTGCCCTTTTTGATTGTCTATGGCGCGTTCGCCCTGCTGACTTGGCTTGGTGCGCCGCTGTTCAATCTGCTGCTGTTCACTGACAAGCTCGGCCGTCGCGCGCTCTCGCCCGATCAGCGCACGCAGGCCATTTTGGTCGGCTTGGTGCTACTTACCGCGGCGGCGTTGGCGATTGCAACCATTTTCCTCAACGGCGCAGAGTTAAGTTTCCTCGGGTACCGGTCGGCTCTCTACCTCGCGGTAGTCTCCATCCCGATCGCTGCAGTTTTCGCTTGCAGGTCAGGTTGGCCACGGCGCACGATGCTCACCGCCGCCGCCGTCCTAGCCCTGATCGCCGCGATTCCAGCGTCCGTGTGGATTTGTGTGGCGATCTGGCCGCAAGCCCCGGCAGCACCATTGGTTGCTACACTGAATTTCACGAATGAGTTGATCGTGCCGGCTTTTGTCGGATCGCAGTTCTTGGCGATCTACCTAAGTCGAGTCACCCCGGTACGATAG
- a CDS encoding FAD-dependent oxidoreductase, with the protein MPRDFLQGVRDEYDCIVIGSGLAGLTAANTLARGGRSVLLLEQHYKLGGMATWFRRPGGHIFDISLHGFPIGMIKSCRRYWTREIADSIVQLKNIRFDNPMFQLSTTFDREDFTRLLTERFAVPAERVAAFFDAVRGMNFYDDQSLTVGELFERFFPGREDVIRLLMEPITYANGSTLEDPAISYGIVFSNFMSKGVYTFEGGTDRLITLMYEELLKSGVDVRIRCDVEKVHVNGGHVDGVTVNGRRINARSVVSNSNLKATVFNLVGPEHFDREFVDQAAAVRLNNSSCQVYMALKPGEMIDESCGDLLFSSAAPLFRTELLLSRDVTSRTFSFYYPRTRPGSNRCLVVSSTNANYDDWAKLGPEEYEASKNDLVETTLDCLGKYIPDIRTKLDHAEASTPVTFQHYTKHMQGASFGTKFEGLAVSRGIPQQIAGLYHAGSVGIIMSGWLGAMNYGVIVANDVDSLLMKATSAASLGAPLSGRG; encoded by the coding sequence ATGCCCCGTGACTTTCTTCAAGGCGTTCGCGACGAGTACGATTGCATCGTCATCGGCAGCGGGCTGGCGGGGTTGACGGCGGCGAATACGCTGGCTCGCGGCGGCCGGAGTGTGCTGTTGCTCGAGCAGCATTACAAGCTCGGTGGCATGGCCACTTGGTTTCGCCGCCCTGGCGGGCATATCTTCGACATCTCGCTGCACGGCTTTCCGATCGGCATGATCAAAAGCTGCCGGCGGTATTGGACGCGCGAAATCGCCGATTCGATCGTGCAGCTTAAGAACATCCGGTTCGACAACCCGATGTTTCAGCTCTCGACGACCTTCGATCGCGAGGATTTCACGCGGCTGTTGACCGAACGGTTCGCCGTGCCGGCCGAGCGCGTCGCGGCGTTTTTCGACGCGGTGCGCGGGATGAATTTCTATGACGACCAATCGCTCACCGTCGGCGAGTTGTTCGAGCGGTTTTTCCCCGGCCGCGAGGACGTGATCCGCCTGCTCATGGAGCCGATCACCTATGCCAACGGCTCGACGCTCGAAGACCCGGCCATCTCCTATGGTATCGTGTTCTCGAACTTCATGTCGAAAGGAGTCTATACGTTTGAGGGAGGGACCGACCGGCTCATCACGCTGATGTACGAAGAGCTGCTCAAGAGCGGCGTCGACGTGCGGATTCGCTGCGACGTCGAGAAGGTCCACGTCAACGGCGGGCACGTCGACGGGGTGACGGTCAATGGGCGGCGGATCAACGCGCGGTCGGTCGTCTCTAATTCGAACCTCAAGGCAACGGTCTTCAATCTCGTCGGGCCGGAGCATTTCGACCGCGAGTTTGTCGATCAAGCCGCGGCCGTGCGGCTCAACAACTCAAGCTGCCAGGTCTACATGGCGCTCAAGCCCGGCGAAATGATCGACGAAAGCTGCGGCGATCTGCTATTCAGTTCGGCGGCCCCGCTCTTCCGCACGGAGCTGCTCTTGAGCCGCGACGTCACCAGCCGCACATTCTCGTTTTACTATCCTCGGACGCGGCCGGGGAGCAACCGCTGCCTCGTCGTTTCCAGCACGAACGCCAATTACGACGATTGGGCGAAGCTCGGCCCGGAGGAATACGAGGCGAGCAAGAACGATCTGGTCGAGACGACGCTCGATTGCCTGGGAAAATACATTCCCGATATCCGCACGAAGCTCGATCATGCCGAGGCGTCGACTCCGGTCACGTTCCAGCATTACACGAAGCACATGCAGGGCGCGAGCTTCGGCACGAAATTCGAGGGACTGGCCGTCAGCCGCGGCATTCCACAGCAGATCGCCGGCCTTTATCATGCGGGGAGCGTGGGGATCATCATGTCCGGCTGGCTGGGGGCGATGAACTACGGAGTGATCGTCGCCAACGACGTCGATTCGCTGTTGATGAAGGCAACGTCAGCCGCGTCGCTCGGCGCTCCCCTGTCGGGTCGCGGCTAA